A genomic segment from Desulfurispirillum indicum S5 encodes:
- a CDS encoding AAA family ATPase, whose amino-acid sequence MLKELRIQNFKGWKDTGTIRMAPISLFFGANSSGKSSIGQFLMMLKQTVESPDRKAVFYPGGKNSAVQLGSYQEMVFRRDPENKIIFDYRWSLPDILKFKDPVTGQTFSGDNLAFHGKVGLGDKDQHTLVLDQLKYELLEEEESRLSIGMERKSDTKSEYKVDATNYPLKRKQGRAWSPGAPVRFYGFPDEVVAYHQNADFVQALNLRHEKFYRSLCYLGPLRTKAERLYSWTGMEPESVGYAGENTVAAILAARNRKISLGYKRPAKPFEEIIALKLKEMGLIEEFKVNPISEQRQEYEVKVRTKGSRDWVDLPDVGFGISQVLPVLVQCFYAPAGSIILMEQPEIHLHPNAQSALADVMIDVINSRENGSDRDIQLVIETHSEHFLRRLQRRIAEDAVPQEKVSAYFANIARTPATLEPLQIDIFGNIQNWPENFFGDEMGDITEQAKAAMKKRMQKTEKPEASA is encoded by the coding sequence ATGTTGAAAGAATTACGAATTCAAAACTTCAAAGGCTGGAAGGATACCGGCACCATTCGTATGGCTCCCATCTCCCTGTTTTTTGGTGCTAACAGCTCTGGCAAATCCAGTATTGGCCAGTTCCTGATGATGCTGAAGCAGACCGTGGAGTCACCGGACAGAAAGGCGGTTTTCTATCCGGGTGGCAAAAACTCGGCAGTTCAGCTTGGATCTTATCAGGAGATGGTTTTTCGCCGCGATCCGGAAAATAAGATCATCTTTGACTATCGGTGGTCGTTGCCGGATATACTGAAGTTCAAAGACCCGGTGACCGGTCAAACCTTTTCTGGCGATAATCTCGCTTTTCATGGCAAAGTTGGTTTAGGGGATAAGGACCAGCACACCCTTGTGCTTGATCAACTGAAATACGAGTTGCTTGAGGAAGAGGAATCCCGACTGTCCATCGGCATGGAGCGAAAATCGGACACCAAGTCCGAGTATAAAGTCGATGCGACCAATTACCCGTTGAAACGCAAGCAGGGGCGTGCATGGTCACCCGGCGCACCGGTCCGGTTTTACGGTTTTCCTGATGAGGTGGTTGCCTATCACCAGAATGCGGATTTCGTTCAGGCTTTGAATTTGCGCCATGAAAAATTCTACCGTTCACTCTGTTATCTTGGGCCGCTGCGCACCAAGGCGGAACGTCTGTATTCATGGACCGGTATGGAGCCTGAAAGTGTCGGCTATGCTGGGGAAAATACCGTCGCGGCGATTCTTGCGGCACGAAACCGGAAAATCAGTCTGGGCTACAAAAGGCCAGCCAAACCATTTGAGGAGATCATTGCCCTCAAGCTCAAGGAAATGGGACTGATCGAGGAATTCAAGGTCAACCCGATATCGGAGCAGCGGCAGGAGTACGAGGTAAAGGTCCGCACCAAGGGGTCGAGAGACTGGGTCGATCTTCCGGACGTCGGTTTTGGCATATCCCAGGTGCTGCCGGTTCTGGTGCAGTGTTTCTATGCTCCGGCCGGGTCGATCATCCTTATGGAACAGCCGGAGATCCACCTGCATCCGAATGCGCAATCGGCGCTGGCCGATGTGATGATCGATGTCATCAACTCTAGAGAAAACGGGTCGGACAGGGATATTCAGTTGGTTATCGAGACCCACTCGGAGCATTTCCTGCGTCGCCTGCAGCGCCGTATCGCCGAAGATGCCGTCCCACAGGAAAAGGTATCGGCCTATTTCGCCAATATCGCCAGGACGCCCGCGACCCTGGAGCCGTTGCAAATCGATATCTTCGGCAACATCCAGAATTGGCCGGAGAACTTCTTCGGCGATGAAATGGGCGACATCACCGAGCAGGCAAAGGCCGCCATGAAGAAGCGGATGCAGAAAACCGAAAAGCCGGAGGCCTCCGCATGA
- a CDS encoding RNA ligase family protein: MKEDFFKFPSTPHLATMPGVDIRGDKVLTESERDAFLTHEVTVEEKVDGANMGLSFDAHGNIRAQNRGAYLHLPCSGQWKKLGEWLAIHTDTLFEHLSDRYILFGEWCYAQHSIFYDRLPDWFLAFDIYDREAGRFLATARRDRLLYEMHIPKVPGIARGRFTYPEIQKLLSQSKLTDQPAEGIYLRIDHGDWLEQRAKLVRPTFIQAVEQHWSRSAIRPNRLTHDIL; the protein is encoded by the coding sequence GTGAAAGAGGACTTTTTCAAATTTCCCTCAACGCCTCATCTGGCGACCATGCCGGGAGTTGACATCAGGGGTGATAAGGTTCTGACAGAATCAGAACGCGATGCATTCCTGACGCATGAGGTGACGGTAGAAGAAAAAGTAGACGGCGCAAACATGGGGCTCTCGTTTGATGCGCATGGAAATATCCGTGCCCAGAACAGGGGGGCTTATTTGCATTTGCCCTGCTCGGGACAGTGGAAAAAACTCGGCGAATGGTTGGCGATCCACACCGATACGCTTTTCGAGCACCTCTCTGACCGGTACATCCTGTTTGGCGAGTGGTGTTATGCCCAGCATTCGATTTTCTATGATCGCTTGCCCGACTGGTTTCTTGCTTTCGATATTTATGACCGAGAGGCAGGTCGGTTTCTGGCCACGGCGCGCCGGGATCGGCTATTATATGAGATGCATATCCCCAAAGTGCCAGGCATTGCACGCGGGCGGTTCACCTATCCCGAAATTCAGAAACTCTTATCGCAATCAAAGCTGACCGATCAGCCTGCTGAAGGGATTTATCTGCGAATTGATCACGGTGACTGGCTTGAACAACGGGCCAAACTTGTTCGCCCCACATTTATCCAGGCGGTCGAGCAGCACTGGTCGCGCTCCGCCATCAGGCCGAATCGGCTAACGCATGATATCCTATGA
- a CDS encoding TOTE conflict system archaeo-eukaryotic primase domain-containing protein — protein MDLPKSDKSLNEQDELRRLREENARLKNLLTQHGIAWEEPAIPEPVPDPPEFISVPTQFTTDDKIALFRRLFRGREDVYPQRWDSAKGTSGYSPACGNEWKPGICHKPRVKCGDCNQRQLLPVTDQVIYDHLAGKQTIGVYPLLSDDSCCFLAVDFDEADWREDAKAFMQSCRELGIPASLEISRSGNGAHAWIFFAEPVPAREARQLGTALISHTCDRTRQLSLASYDRLFPNQDTMPKGGFGNLIALPLQKQPRESGRSVFVNEQLQPHSDQWAFLSSIRPMSRRDLEDAILRASGSRHPLDVAFAAEEEDSKPWQRPSPVPARIAGPLPESLTLVLANQIFIAKADLPQPLANRLIRLAAFQNPEFYKAQAMRLPVWNKPRIIGCAENFPQHIGLPRGCLDAALDLLQENDIHPELQDERLAGRKVTAKFTGTLRKDQKAAVREMLKHDVGVLCAPTAFGKTVTAAALIARRKVSTLVLVHRTELLRQWQERLTGFLEFPKGSLGVIGGGKKKPSGKIDIAVMQSLSRREDLGELLDPYGQIIIDECHHLSAFSFEAILKQAKAKFVVGLTATPIRRDGHQPIIFMQCGPIRHSAARPETVPTQLEVWPKMIPAPEIPPDSPIQDVFRILAGDASRNQCIVGDVLAAYRSGRKVLVLTERTDHLPLLQEALGNEVEHCFVLHGRLSKKQRTEVFAELEALDESAPRVLLATGRLIGEGFDHPPLDTLVLAMPISWKGTLQQYAGRLHREHVDKQDVRIYDYAETDQPQLARMWDKRQRGYRAMGYEIKPMEGVILGNGNISE, from the coding sequence ATGGATTTGCCGAAGAGTGACAAGAGCCTGAATGAACAAGATGAACTTCGGCGTCTGCGCGAGGAGAACGCCCGCCTCAAAAATCTGCTGACCCAGCACGGTATCGCTTGGGAAGAACCTGCCATCCCTGAACCTGTCCCCGACCCACCTGAATTCATATCAGTCCCAACCCAGTTCACCACCGACGACAAGATCGCCCTGTTCCGCCGGCTTTTTCGGGGGCGGGAGGATGTCTATCCGCAGCGCTGGGACTCGGCCAAGGGCACGTCAGGCTATTCACCAGCCTGTGGTAACGAGTGGAAGCCCGGCATCTGCCACAAGCCTCGGGTGAAATGCGGCGACTGCAACCAGCGCCAATTGCTGCCGGTGACCGATCAGGTGATCTATGACCATTTGGCAGGGAAACAGACCATCGGCGTCTATCCACTCCTGAGCGACGACAGCTGCTGTTTTTTGGCGGTTGACTTCGATGAGGCCGACTGGCGGGAGGATGCCAAAGCTTTCATGCAATCCTGTCGCGAACTCGGCATTCCGGCGTCGCTGGAGATTTCCCGCTCCGGAAATGGCGCTCACGCCTGGATCTTTTTTGCCGAGCCGGTTCCGGCCCGCGAGGCCCGGCAGCTCGGGACCGCACTGATCAGCCACACCTGCGACCGCACCCGGCAATTATCCCTGGCCAGCTACGATCGGCTGTTTCCCAACCAGGACACCATGCCCAAGGGTGGCTTCGGCAATCTGATCGCGCTGCCCCTGCAGAAACAGCCGAGGGAATCAGGGCGCAGCGTCTTCGTTAATGAACAATTGCAACCCCATTCGGACCAGTGGGCTTTTCTGTCATCCATCCGCCCCATGTCCCGGCGGGACCTGGAAGACGCCATCCTGCGGGCCAGCGGCAGCCGCCATCCCCTGGATGTGGCCTTTGCCGCCGAGGAAGAAGACAGCAAGCCATGGCAGCGTCCTTCACCTGTGCCCGCCCGGATTGCTGGCCCATTGCCGGAATCGCTGACCCTGGTGCTGGCCAACCAGATTTTTATCGCCAAAGCCGATCTGCCACAACCGCTGGCCAACCGCCTGATCCGCCTCGCCGCCTTCCAAAATCCCGAGTTTTACAAGGCCCAGGCCATGCGCCTGCCGGTATGGAACAAGCCGCGCATCATCGGCTGCGCCGAGAATTTCCCCCAGCATATCGGCCTGCCCCGTGGCTGCCTCGATGCGGCACTCGACCTGTTGCAGGAGAATGACATCCATCCGGAGCTGCAGGACGAGCGCTTGGCCGGACGGAAAGTGACGGCCAAGTTCACCGGGACCTTGCGCAAGGACCAGAAGGCAGCGGTACGGGAGATGCTCAAACACGATGTCGGCGTGCTCTGCGCCCCGACAGCCTTCGGCAAGACCGTCACTGCAGCAGCCCTGATCGCCCGGCGCAAGGTCAGTACACTGGTGCTGGTCCATCGCACTGAACTGCTGCGCCAATGGCAGGAACGGTTGACCGGATTTCTTGAATTTCCGAAAGGAAGTTTGGGTGTCATCGGCGGCGGCAAGAAAAAACCGTCCGGCAAGATCGACATCGCCGTCATGCAGTCACTGTCACGGCGCGAAGACCTGGGCGAACTGCTCGACCCGTACGGCCAGATCATCATCGATGAATGCCACCACCTGTCGGCGTTTTCCTTCGAGGCGATCCTCAAACAAGCCAAGGCGAAATTCGTGGTGGGCCTGACCGCCACGCCCATACGCCGCGACGGGCATCAGCCAATCATCTTCATGCAGTGCGGGCCGATCCGTCACAGCGCCGCCAGACCGGAAACCGTCCCGACGCAACTGGAAGTCTGGCCGAAAATGATACCTGCGCCTGAAATCCCGCCGGACTCGCCAATTCAGGATGTGTTCCGCATCCTCGCGGGCGATGCGAGCCGCAACCAGTGTATTGTCGGGGATGTGCTGGCCGCCTACCGCTCAGGGCGAAAGGTGTTGGTGCTTACCGAGCGAACGGATCATCTGCCGCTGTTGCAGGAGGCGCTGGGGAATGAGGTCGAACACTGCTTTGTCCTGCATGGCCGATTGTCGAAGAAACAGCGAACGGAAGTGTTTGCCGAGCTGGAGGCATTGGATGAGTCAGCCCCGAGGGTACTACTCGCCACCGGCCGCCTGATCGGCGAGGGCTTCGACCATCCGCCGCTCGACACTCTTGTGCTGGCTATGCCGATCTCCTGGAAGGGAACCTTGCAGCAATACGCAGGGCGTTTGCACCGTGAGCATGTCGACAAACAGGATGTGCGCATCTATGATTACGCCGAGACCGATCAGCCGCAACT